The Pieris napi chromosome 21, ilPieNapi1.2, whole genome shotgun sequence genome contains a region encoding:
- the LOC125060209 gene encoding palmitoyltransferase ZDHHC9, translating to MASRRVTRKWEVFAGRNRFWCDGRLMTAPHPGVFLLTLALICGTCALHFAFDCPFLAVRVSAAVPAAGAALAATTLAALLRTALSDPGIIPRAPPHEAEAAGAAEAEAGGRPPPRAREVLVRGRPVKLKYCFTCKMFRPPRASHCSLCDNCVERFDHHCPWVGNCVGRRNYRYFYLFVVSLSFLCVWVFACAVAHLALLARGAGGAAAALRQSPASALAAAVCFLSVWSVLGLAGFHTYLASADRTTNEDIKGSFSSRRGVQNPNPYSRANACANCWHVLCGPLAPSLIDRRGVVPPDGHDLPPTFAAASRPPPAAFVVSPVAPLPAPISAPPRPRDAARALQATPPEAKGSSSGSYTNLFALGEEARHAYTNRSLEAGDTGAGGAGSEASEAGLSASRLRLLLHTTMIDAALDLDDPDPPPPHLALAP from the exons ATGGCCAGCCGGCGCGTGACGCGCAAGTGGGAAGTGTTCGCGGGCCGCAACCGATTCTGGTGCGACGGCAGGCTTATGACCGCTCCCCATCCCGGCGTCTTCTTACTCACGCTGGCCCTCATCTGCGGCACTTGTGCGCTGCACTTCGCGTTCGATTGCCCGTTCCTTGCGGTCCGCGTGTCCGCCGCCGTGCCGGCCGCCGGCGCCGCTCTGGCCGCGACCACGCTGGCCGCGCTGTTGCGCACGGCCCTGTCCGACCCGGGCATAATCCCGCGGGCGCCGCCCCACGAGGCCGAGGCGGCCGGCGCCGCGGAGGCCGAGGCGGGAGGTCGGCCGCCTCCGCGTGCTCGCGAGGTCCTCGTGCGGGGTCGCCCCGTCAAGCTCAAGTACTGCTTCACGTGCAAGATGTTTCGCCCGCCGCGCGCGTCGCACTGCTCGCTGTGCGACAACTGCGTCGAGCGCTTCGACCACCACTGCCCGTGGGTGGGCAACTGCGTCGGCCGCCGCAACTACCGCTACTTCTACCTGTTCGTCGTGTCGCTGTCGTTCCTGTGCGTGTGGGTGTTCGCGTGCGCGGTGGCGCATCTGGCGCTGCTGGCGCGGGGCGCGGGCGGCGCGGCGGCGGCGCTCCGCCAGAGTCCGGCGTCGGCGTTGGCGGCCGCCGTCTGCTTCCTGTCCGTGTGGTCGGTGCTGGGGCTGGCCGGCTTCCACACGTACCTCGCCTCCGCGGACCGGACCACCAACGAGGACATCAAGGGCTCGTTCTCTTCGCGTCGCGGCGTCCAGAACCCGAACCCGTACTCGCGGGCCAACGCCTGCGCCAACTGCTGGCACGTGCTGTGCGGCCCTCTCGCGCCCAGCCTCATAGACCG ACGCGGCGTAGTCCCGCCCGACGGCCACGACCTGCCGCCGACCTTCGCGGCGGCGTCGCGTCCGCCGCCCGCCGCTTTCGTCGTCTCGCCCGTCGCGCCGCTCCCCGCGCCGATCTCGGCGCCGCCGAGACCCCGAGACGCGGCCCGCGCGCTCCAGGCGACGCCGCCGGAGGCGAAAG GTTCGTCGTCGGGCAGCTACACGAACCTGTTCGCGCTGGGCGAGGAGGCGAGACACGCCTACACGAACCGCTCGCTGGAGGCGGGCGACACGGGCGCGGGGGGCGCGGGGAGCGAGGCGAGCGAGGCGGGGCTGAGCGCGTCCCGCCTGCGGCTGCTGCTGCACACCACGATGATCGACGCCGCCCTGGACCTGGACGACCCCGACCCTCCGCCGCCGCACCTCGCGCTCGCCCCGTGA
- the LOC125060211 gene encoding protein ALP1-like produces MEVEEAICVYLLLRKKERKKKRQYWVHPILRDRLTHGQFLTLYPKLRSFEPKFFNYLRMSINSFDELLEMISEQIASNDTHMRSSVAPEEKLVITLRYLGTGCSFGELHYNFRLGKSTITGIVREVCEALWEKVAKNVMPEPSEDIWKKIATDFEKYANFPNCIGAIDGKHIRITKPNDSGSLYYNYKTFFSIVLLALCDSNYCFSFIDIGSYGKSSDSAIFKNSVFYKRLIEKSLHIPKPKPISNTDPTPLPYVIVGDEAFGLSETVMRPYAGRGLSYEKNIFNYRLSRARRYIECTFGILANKWRIFHRPINVNIDFAEDIIKACCVLHNFVRTRDGIQFEDTLYTGPMSNLNTLHAGRGTPSSLNIRDKYANYFVNEGRVEWQDTKI; encoded by the exons TATGTGTGTACTTGTTGCTCcgtaaaaaagaaagaaagaagaaacGGCAGTATTGGGTGCATCCAATATTACGTGATCGGCTCACCCATGGTCAGTTTCTGACTTTATATCCAAAATTAAGAAGTTTTGAAccaaaattctttaattatttgagaATGTCGATAAATTCATTTGATGaattattagaaatgatcagtGAACAAATTGCATCTAATGATACCCATATGAGGTCAAGCGTGGCCCCAGAAGAAAAACTCGTGATTACATTAag ATATCTGGGTACTGGTTGTTCCTTTGGAGAACTGCATTACAACTTTCGTCTTGGCAAATCTACAATTACAGGAATTGTCCGTGAAGTATGTGAAGCTCTGTGGGAAAAAGTCGCAAAAAATGTCATGCCTGAACCCAGCGAAGATATATGGAAGAAAATAGCTacagattttgaaaaatatgcaAATTTCCCCAATTGCATTGGCGCCATAGATGGCAAGCATATAAGGATTACAAAACCCAATGATTCTGGatctttgtattataattacaaaacttttttttccaTAGTGCTGTTGGCACTTTGTGATAGtaactattgtttttctttcataGATATTGGATCATATGGAAAAAGTAGTGATTctgcaatttttaaaaattcggtattttataaaagattaaTAGAAAAGTCATTACACATACCAAAACCTAAACCAATATCTAACACAGATCCTACGCCATTGCCATACGTCATAGTTGGCGATGAAGCGTTTGGTTTATCCGAAACTGTAATGCGACCCTATGCAGGTAGAGGGCTATCatacgaaaaaaatatatttaattacaggtTATCAAGAGCTCGACGTTATATTGAATGCACTTTTGGAATTCTGGCAAACAAGTGGCGCATTTTTCATAGGCCTATAAACGTTAATATAGACTTTGCCGAAGACATAATAAAGGCCTGTTGTGTGCTACACAATTTTGTTAGAACTAGAGATGGTATACAGTTTGAAGATACTTTATATACTGGGCCAATGAGTAATCTTAATACATTACATGCAGGAAGGGGTACACCGtcatcattaaatattagaGACAAATATGCTAATTACTTTGTAAATGAGGGTCGTGTAGAATGGCAagacacaaaaatataa
- the LOC125060212 gene encoding uncharacterized protein LOC125060212, with the protein MAESVRMQIARLDRADLIYISAYKFVHTCPRGLTNRAATATQPLENEFARLPLGSIYLTYLERVQLLCGSRAYRTVTMDRFDTELFIDEVEKRPALWDIQCAEYSNKIIRNGAWQELVDIFGENEDSLEKKVLFGVTLQKKWKNIRDAYNKEFKKGKSIPSGSGACKGSKYMYFDRLSFLQKTVENKETTSNIHEAKNEGIQNIDQNQDNFVNAREIQPVPNKRKKTKITSEERLADILENSIESRDKIQRQLQESMSKQDDDDKLFCMSLYKELKKIPENKRLATKIELLQVIQKGQKLPAPIHITSQQNTPNEVFWQNQQYSNPQGYFTGYSTIVPGESPSPLSCNSTDDSQSSIVQNIYSDV; encoded by the exons ATGGCGGAATCCGTGCGGATGCAAATCGCGCGGTTAGACCGCGCGGATCTTATTTACATTAGCGCCTATAAATTCGTTCATACCTGTCCGCGCGGATTGACAAACCGCGCGGCTACCGCCACTCAACCGCTAGAAAATGAATTCGCGCGGTTGCCGCTCGGATCTATTTACTTGACGTACCTAGAGCGCGTTCAGTTGCTCTGCGGAAGCCGCGCGTATCGGACGGTGACAATGGATCGCTTCGACACCGAGCTATTCATCGATGAGGTGGAAAAGAGACCTGCTTTGTGGGACATCCAATGTGCAGAATattccaataaaattattagaaacGGAGCTTGGCAGGAGCTGGTGGATATTTTTGGAGAAAATGAGGATTCTTTGGAAAAAAAGGTTCTTTTTG GTGTAACTTTACAAAAAAAGTGGAAGAATATACGGGATGCTTATAATAAGGAATTCAAGAAAGGCAAATCAATTCCTTCTGGTTCTGGTGCATGTAAAGGTtcaaaatacatgtattttgaCCGGCTTTCTTTTCTTCAGAAGACAGTAGAAAACAAAGAAACGACATCAAACATACATGAAGCCAAAAATGAAGGAATTCAAAACATTGACCAAAACCaagataattttgttaatgcaCGTGAAATACAACCAGTACCCAATAAAAGGAAGAAGACTAAAATTACTTCAGAAGAGCGATTGGCTGACATATTAGAAAATAGCATTGAATCAAGGGATAAAATACAGAGACAATTACAAGAAAGTATGTCAAAGcaagatgatgatgataagcttttttgtatgtcattgtataaagagttaaaaaaaattccagAAAATAAGCGTTTGGCTACTAAAATTGAATTACTCCAGGTAATACAGAAAGGGCAGAAATTACCAGCGCCTATTCATATCACGAGCCAGCAGAACACGCCTAATGAAGTATTTTGGCAAAACCAACAATATTCAAACCCACAAGGATATTTTACAGGATATTCTACAATCGTACCAGGAGAGTCTCCATCGCCTTTATCATGCAATAGCACTGACGACTCACAGTCTTCTATAgtacaaaacatatattctgatgtataa
- the LOC125060213 gene encoding solute carrier family 35 member E1 homolog, with product MRARRETLVIGALCAAWYALSSASNVVGKLVLTEFPFPLTVALVQLAATAACSVPVLALCGAPPLPSSCRLRALVPLALAKFLTTVFSQVSIWKVPVSYAHTVKATTPLWTAALAWVIFGERQSRSVQTALVVIAAGVALASATELHFQTAGLAAALAAAALLSLQHLLTKRVMQGSRAHPLRLLQALSALAMLALAPMWALSEGGAVASWRRVGEGSSARAGALLAADGVLAWLQAVAAFSVLARVTPLAYAVASAAKRAVVVLASLAVLRNPAPPLNVAGMTLAVLGVLLYNRAKLSRSPAPLLPV from the exons ATGAGGGCGCGCCGCGAAACGCTGGTGATAGGGGCGCTGTGCGCGGCGTGGTACGCTCTGAGCTCAGCCAGTAATGTAGTTGGCAAGCTCGTGCTCACCGAGTTTCCGTTCCCGCTAACGGTGGCGTTGGTGCAGCTGGCAGCGACTGCGGCGTGTAGCGTACCCGTGCTAGCACTTTGCGGCGCCCCACCGCTGCCGTCTTCTTGCCGACTGCGCGCTCTGGTGCCCCTGGCGCTCGCCAAGTTCCTAACTACAGTCTTCTCACAAGTATCCATATGGAAAGTGCCAGTCTCCTACGCTCACACTG TGAAAGCGACAACGCCATTGTGGACGGCGGCTCTGGCGTGGGTTATATTTGGCGAGCGGCAGTCCCGCAGCGTCCAGACGGCACTGGTGGTAATAGCCGCCGGAGTGGCGCTGGCCTCCGCCACTGAGCTGCACTTCCAGACCGCCGGCCTCGCCGCCGCGCTGGCCGCCGCCGCGCTGCTCAGCCTGCAGCACCTGCTGACTAAGCGCGTCATGCAGGGATCGCGAGCGCACCCGCTCCGTCTGCTGCAGGCGCTCAGCGCACTCGCTATGTTGGCGCTGGCGCCGATGTGGGCGCTGAGCGAGGGCGGCGCGGTGGCCTCGTGGCGCAGGGTGGGCGAAGGGTCGAGCGCGCGGGCGGGAGCGCTGCTGGCGGCGGACGGCGTGTTGGCGTGGCTGCAGGCCGTGGCCGCCTTCAGTGTTCTGGCCCGCGTCACACCGTTGGCCTACGCCGTGGCGTCGGCCGCGAAGCGCGCCGTGGTCGTGCTGGCGTCGCTGGCGGTGCTCCGCAATCCGGCGCCTCCGCTGAACGTGGCGGGCATGACGCTGGCCGTGTTGGGCGTCTTGCTCTACAACCGCGCCAAGTTGAGCCGATCGCCCGCGCCGCTGCTGCCCGTCTAG